In the Vitis vinifera cultivar Pinot Noir 40024 chromosome 2, ASM3070453v1 genome, one interval contains:
- the LOC100262204 gene encoding homeobox protein BEL1 homolog — MAGENPAEKSRNMVSSAGFVYSDVSSTNPSIQTQTHLVNQIQSFESNPEMFNLTTGMEMIGFPPKNLQQPSDANSVMWKAFFGKHGNHSGPSSSKTVNESTSDYYQHEFNKSDFATGISQTTSENLMVAPDSAAWQENRLMVDDSSLRCVFPCEGNERPSQGLSLSLSSSNPSSIGLQSFELRHTHHQGQQDDHMRFLSSNSRDCFFGKSAAIQEQQMMQDGFLGKAANLNQGNFQLRNSKYLGPAQQLLNECCNLGTKQIDPPRQKAPKTNQWEDENGSSSSCSRKPSLYSLELMELQKRKSKLLSMLEEVDRRYKHYCDQMKAVVSSFEAVAGNGAARVYSALASKAMSRHFRCLRDGIVGQIQATKKAMGEKDPVAPGTTRGETPRLRVLDQALRQQRAFQQMSMMESHPWRPQRGLPERSVSVLRAWLFEHFLHPYPSDVDKHILARQTGLSRSQVSNWFINARVRLWKPMVEEMYLEETKEQDNLGSPDGATDPDDNGRPNPNPQPRIEDQKPTAEQLVRIDSECLSSIINNPEKNDSKNGKSLQNPHPHHLHHHQPNFGRVAEAFGAVELDFSSYNHHTAGAVSFTNDSAHHNFGGSGVSLTLGLQQHGGSGVSLAFSPASQSSLFYSRDPIEDCQPVQYSLLDGEGQNLPYRNLMGAQLLHDLAG, encoded by the exons ATGGCTGGGGAGAATCCGGCAGAGAAATCAAGGAACATGGTGTCATCTGCTGGCTTTGTTTACTCGGATGTTTCATCCACCAACCCAAGTATTCAGACCCAGACCCATCTGGTGAACCAGATCCAAAGCTTCGAGTCCAACCCAGAGATGTTCAACTTGACTACAGGCATGGAGATGATAGGGTTTCCTCCAAAAAATCTGCAGCAACCGAGTGATGCCAACTCGGTGATGTGGAAAGCGTTCTTTGGGAAACATGGAAATCACTCGGGACCCTCTTCTTCAAAGACAGTGAACGAGTCGACGAGCGATTATTATCAGCATGAGTTCAACAAGTCTGATTTCGCAACTGGGATTTCTCAGACAACAAGCGAGAATCTGATGGTTGCACCCGACTCAGCAGCATGGCAAGAGAACAGATTGATGGTTGATGATTCCTCTTTGAGGTGTGTGTTTCCTTGTGAAGGAAACGAGAGGCCCAGTCAAggtctctcactctctctcagTTCCAGCAATCCCTCTAGTATTGGGTTACAATCATTTGAACTCAGACACACTCATCATCAAGGTCAACAGGATGATCATATGAGGTTTCTCTCTTCAAATTCTAGAGATTGCTTCTTTGGAAAATCTGCGGCCATCCAAGAGCAACAAATGATGCAGGATGGGTTTCTGGGAAAAGCTGCAAATCTTAATCAAGGGAACTTCCAGCTGAGGAACTCAAAGTACTTGGGTCCTGCTCAGCAGCTTCTGAACGAGTGCTGTAACCTTGGAACAAAGCAGATTGATCCACCTAGGCAAAAGGCCCCCAAGACCAACCAGTGGGAGGATGAGAATGGAAGCAGTAGTAGCTGTTCAAGAAAGCCATCTCTCTACTCTCTGGAGCTCATGGAATTGCAGAAGAGAAAATCAAAGCTGCTTTCAATGCTTGAGGAG GTTGATAGAAGATACAAGCACTACTGCGATCAGATGAAGGCGGTGGTCTCATCCTTTGAAGCAGTGGCTGGAAACGGGGCTGCGAGAGTCTACTCGGCGTTGGCTTCAAAAGCCATGTCTAGGCATTTTAGATGTCTGAGAGACGGCATTGTGGGTCAGATTCAGGCCACTAAGAAGGCCATGGGAGAGAAAGACCCAGTTGCACCAGGCACAACCCGAGGGGAGACCCCCAGGCTAAGGGTTCTTGATCAAGCCCTGAGGCAACAGAGGGCATTTCAGCAGATGAGCATGATGGAGAGCCATCCATGGAGACCCCAACGAGGCTTACCCGAGAGATCAGTCTCTGTGCTTCGAGCTTGGTTGTTCGAGCACTTCCTCCACCC GTATCCCAGCGATGTAGATAAGCACATCTTAGCCCGCCAAACTGGTCTCTCAAGAAGCCAG GTATCCAATTGGTTCATCAATGCGAGGGTGAGGCTATGGAAACCCATGGTGGAAGAGATGTACTTAGAAGAAACAAAGGAGCAAGACAACCTGGGCTCCCCAGATGGGGCTACAGACCCCGACGACAATGGCCGGCCGAACCCTAATCCCCAGCCACGTATCGAAGATCAAAAGCCAACAGCCGAGCAACTTGTTCGAATAGACTCCGAGTGCCTCTCTTCCATCATCAACAACCCAGAGAAGAACGACTCTAAAAATGGCAAAAGCCTTCAAaacccccacccccaccacctccaccaccaccagccCAACTTCGGGCGAGTTGCCGAGGCCTTTGGAGCCGTGGAGTTGGACTTCTCCTCTTACAATCACCACACGGCCGGCGCTGTTTCTTTCACTAACGACAGTGCCCATCATAATTTCGGTGGCAGCGGCGTGTCCTTGACGCTGGGCTTACAACAGCATGGTGGAAGCGGGGTGAGCTTAGCATTCTCACCTGCATCACAGAGCTCTCTCTTCTACTCTAGAGACCCCATTGAAGATTGCCAACCAGTTCAGTACTCTCTTTTAGATGGAGAAGGACAGAACTTGCCTTACAGAAACTTGATGGGAGCGCAGTTGCTCCACGACTTGGCCGGATAA